One window of the Capnocytophaga haemolytica genome contains the following:
- a CDS encoding acyl transferase, with amino-acid sequence MQLINDIFNIQSEGDFKQAALAVFAYQYTHNPVYRDFCNFLGKNPTNVLSIEHIPFLPIEFFKTKKIYCGNTPEEAIFTSSGTTGSQTSKHYVKDLSLYEQSFHKGFELFYGNPADYVILALLPSYLERSGSSLITMVSDLIKASNKPLSGFYLNELNTLADLMNQLDRHEQKVFLIGVSFALLDLVERYQFLLSFTTVMETGGMKGRRKELVREELHRTLRRGFGVAHIHSEYGMTELFSQAYSVGKGIFTPVPWMKILIRDTNDALNLLPHGKTGGVNVIDLANLYSCSFIATQDLGKSYPDGTFEILGRFDNADIRGCNLMVF; translated from the coding sequence ATGCAGTTGATTAACGATATATTCAACATCCAATCAGAGGGTGATTTCAAGCAGGCTGCCCTTGCTGTATTTGCCTACCAATACACACACAACCCCGTTTATCGCGACTTCTGCAACTTCTTAGGTAAAAACCCTACGAATGTCCTCTCCATTGAGCACATTCCTTTCCTACCTATTGAATTCTTTAAAACGAAGAAGATATACTGCGGCAATACCCCCGAAGAAGCTATCTTTACAAGCAGCGGTACCACAGGATCACAAACTTCCAAGCATTACGTAAAAGACTTATCCCTTTATGAGCAGAGCTTTCACAAAGGCTTCGAGCTATTTTATGGCAACCCCGCTGACTACGTCATCTTAGCCCTTCTGCCCTCCTATTTAGAGCGTAGCGGCTCCTCACTCATCACAATGGTCAGCGACCTCATAAAAGCCTCTAACAAACCACTTAGTGGCTTCTATCTCAACGAGCTAAACACCTTAGCTGACCTAATGAACCAGCTCGACCGCCACGAGCAGAAAGTCTTTCTCATAGGCGTATCTTTTGCACTACTTGATTTAGTAGAACGCTACCAATTTTTACTCTCTTTCACTACGGTAATGGAAACAGGTGGTATGAAAGGACGCCGCAAAGAGCTCGTTCGAGAAGAATTACACCGCACATTGCGTAGAGGTTTTGGCGTAGCACATATTCATTCCGAATATGGGATGACCGAACTCTTCTCACAAGCCTATTCCGTTGGCAAGGGTATCTTTACACCCGTTCCTTGGATGAAAATCCTAATCCGCGACACCAACGATGCACTAAACCTTCTACCTCACGGAAAAACAGGCGGTGTAAACGTCATCGACTTAGCCAACCTCTATTCGTGCAGCTTCATCGCTACGCAAGATCTGGGGAAAAGCTATCCCGATGGTACTTTCGAAATACTCGGCAGATTTGATAATGCTGATATACGTGGCTGCAACCTAATGGTATTCTGA
- a CDS encoding Sec-independent protein translocase subunit TatA/TatB, whose amino-acid sequence MGISEIIFILFMVLVLFGADKLPEVARGLGKAMRQVREATNEIKTELTKTTEQGGVNTSIIEDAQQEINKIKDEVANATSVDLKQDSGVEGTVKR is encoded by the coding sequence ATGGGTATATCAGAAATTATCTTCATATTATTTATGGTTTTGGTCCTTTTTGGGGCGGATAAGCTGCCAGAAGTAGCTCGAGGCTTAGGTAAAGCAATGCGGCAAGTACGTGAGGCTACTAATGAGATCAAAACGGAACTCACTAAGACTACAGAGCAAGGCGGTGTGAACACTTCTATCATTGAGGATGCACAGCAGGAGATCAATAAGATAAAGGATGAGGTGGCTAATGCTACTTCAGTGGATTTGAAACAGGACAGTGGGGTAGAGGGTACGGTGAAGCGTTAG
- a CDS encoding M23 family metallopeptidase: MKKIKYYYDPETLSYKRIVSRKRTKVRNVLVFLLAAALFGTLAVFIMMNSNFLLTPREVVLNREIKFLETNFEVLNKKMDLVEEVLANVQERDNNMYRVYFNAAPLTDEERKKVSSDASRYNDLKNYDSSEIVINTIKRLDTLQHQLVAQSKSLDEITKLSKAKEKFLSSIPAIQPVDNKDLKHMASGYGWRTDPFTKARKFHYGMDFTSPQGTFVYATGDGVVTRADNASAGYGNHVRIDHGYGYVTLYGHLSAYNVRPGQHVKRGDLIGRVGSTGRSEAPHLHYEVMKNGEHINPIHFYYGNLTPDEYAEMLRVSTEENQSLD, from the coding sequence ATGAAAAAGATAAAGTATTATTACGATCCCGAGACGTTGTCGTACAAGCGCATAGTAAGCCGTAAGCGCACTAAGGTGCGCAACGTGCTTGTCTTCCTTCTGGCAGCGGCACTCTTCGGAACGCTTGCAGTCTTCATTATGATGAACAGCAACTTCCTTCTCACGCCTCGCGAGGTAGTACTCAACCGCGAGATTAAGTTCTTGGAGACCAACTTTGAGGTGTTGAACAAGAAAATGGACTTGGTGGAGGAGGTTCTTGCCAATGTGCAGGAGCGCGACAATAATATGTATCGCGTTTACTTCAATGCGGCGCCGCTCACCGATGAGGAGCGCAAGAAGGTGAGCAGTGATGCCTCGCGCTACAATGATTTGAAGAACTACGACAGCTCGGAGATTGTCATCAACACTATCAAACGCCTCGACACGCTGCAGCATCAGTTAGTCGCACAGTCGAAATCGCTCGACGAGATCACTAAGCTCTCCAAAGCGAAGGAAAAATTTCTCTCCTCGATACCCGCGATACAGCCCGTTGATAATAAGGATCTCAAACATATGGCTTCGGGCTACGGCTGGCGTACAGATCCCTTCACCAAAGCCAGGAAGTTCCACTACGGTATGGATTTCACATCGCCACAAGGCACCTTCGTCTACGCCACTGGTGATGGCGTAGTAACACGCGCGGACAATGCTTCGGCGGGATATGGCAACCACGTGCGTATTGACCACGGCTACGGCTACGTTACCCTCTACGGACACCTCTCGGCATACAACGTTCGCCCGGGGCAGCACGTAAAACGCGGCGATTTGATTGGGCGCGTGGGGAGTACGGGTCGCTCCGAGGCACCTCACCTGCATTACGAGGTAATGAAGAACGGGGAGCACATCAATCCTATACATTTCTACTACGGCAACCTTACACCGGATGAATACGCTGAAATGCTGCGCGTATCTACCGAAGAAAACCAGTCGCTTGACTAA
- a CDS encoding MerR family transcriptional regulator: protein MEITLPNKLYYTTNEVAKAFGVNASLVRFWEKEFKILKPQKDERGTRKFTPDDVRLLQRIYHLVKEQGFTLEGARQKLKEDKHQALSTLEMITKLEAVKQQLLSLKDAL from the coding sequence ATGGAAATAACCCTGCCGAATAAGCTTTATTACACCACCAACGAGGTTGCCAAGGCCTTCGGGGTGAATGCGTCGCTCGTCCGCTTCTGGGAAAAGGAGTTCAAGATATTAAAGCCGCAGAAGGACGAGCGGGGCACGCGAAAGTTTACCCCAGACGACGTGCGATTGCTGCAACGTATCTATCATTTGGTTAAAGAGCAGGGGTTCACTCTCGAAGGGGCGCGTCAGAAGCTAAAAGAGGACAAGCACCAAGCACTTTCTACCCTTGAGATGATTACAAAATTAGAAGCGGTGAAGCAGCAACTCCTCTCCTTGAAGGATGCGCTTTAG
- a CDS encoding glutaminase yields the protein MDYQNIIEEVYYYVLEEENVGAKPTYIPELAQVDEHKFGVYFYSLNKRRFGIGDYQERFSIQSIAKVLSTTLAYSILGDRLWERVSVEPSGTSFNSLVQLESDNGIPRNPLINSGAIVVCDILLSTLENAEEDFIEFVRDLANDHSIDYSQRVAQSEKSVGYRNFALCYYIKSLGNIVNDPIKVLDFYFKLCSVELSCEQLAYVFSFLANDGIRLHDREPVLTDTFTKRINAIMQTCGFYDESGEFAFKVGLPGKSGVGGGIVAIMPNQYSIAVWSPKLNAKGNSYRGMKFLEAFTQQTRTSIF from the coding sequence ATGGACTATCAAAATATCATAGAAGAAGTGTATTACTATGTGCTCGAGGAGGAGAACGTAGGGGCAAAACCTACTTATATCCCTGAGCTGGCACAGGTAGATGAGCATAAGTTTGGGGTGTATTTCTACAGCCTGAACAAGCGACGTTTTGGCATCGGGGATTATCAAGAGCGATTTTCCATACAGAGCATTGCTAAGGTACTCTCCACTACCCTTGCGTATAGCATTTTGGGTGATAGGCTCTGGGAGCGCGTGTCGGTGGAGCCCTCGGGAACCTCATTTAACTCGTTAGTGCAATTAGAGTCCGACAATGGGATCCCTCGCAATCCGCTGATTAATAGCGGTGCCATCGTAGTTTGTGATATTCTGCTCTCCACTTTAGAGAATGCTGAGGAAGATTTCATAGAGTTCGTCCGCGATTTAGCCAACGACCACAGCATCGATTACTCGCAAAGAGTGGCTCAATCCGAAAAATCCGTAGGCTATCGCAATTTTGCCCTCTGTTACTACATCAAATCACTCGGGAATATCGTCAACGACCCTATTAAGGTGCTCGATTTCTATTTCAAGCTCTGCTCTGTAGAGCTTAGCTGCGAACAACTCGCTTACGTCTTCTCATTCTTAGCCAATGATGGCATCCGCTTGCACGATCGCGAGCCGGTGCTGACCGACACCTTCACCAAGCGCATCAATGCCATTATGCAGACCTGCGGTTTCTATGACGAATCCGGAGAGTTCGCCTTTAAGGTCGGACTTCCTGGTAAAAGCGGCGTAGGCGGCGGCATTGTAGCCATAATGCCCAACCAATACAGCATTGCTGTGTGGAGCCCGAAACTCAATGCCAAAGGAAACTCGTACAGAGGTATGAAATTCTTAGAGGCTTTCACTCAGCAGACACGTACCTCTATCTTCTAA
- the gldE gene encoding gliding motility-associated protein GldE, which yields MDTDPLPLFALFAVNTFDVGLIVQFGVFFVLLLCSALISGAEVALFSLTPAEIATLKEQKAPTADLLDKLVSNPKKLLATVLIANNLVNITIVLISPTLAAFLFAGIKSPLLLDILNIGVVTFMILLCGEILPKIYANRNNIAFSQKIAYFIYFLDTLFTPISIPMKNFTVWIQKRLRQQRSNISVGQLSQALELTSEEDTTNEEKKILEGIVSFGSTETRQIMVPRIDIFALNEEMSFAEVLEAVVKIGYSRIPVYHENIDNITGVIYIKDLLPHLDKTDFDWVAVKRKAFFVPENKKLDDLLSEFQEKKIHLAVVVDEYGGTSGIITLEDIIEEIVGSINDEFDDEDITYSKIDDHTFIFEGKTVLKDFYRILQFTDEEEHLFDEARGEAETLAGFLLEVSGNFPQKGKPITFGGYKFIVEAFDKKRIKQVKIIRLATTEPQ from the coding sequence TTGGATACAGACCCTTTACCGTTATTTGCCCTATTCGCAGTAAATACGTTTGATGTGGGCTTGATTGTGCAGTTCGGAGTGTTTTTTGTACTGCTGCTCTGCTCTGCGCTTATCTCTGGAGCTGAAGTGGCACTGTTCTCGCTTACGCCTGCTGAAATAGCAACCCTTAAAGAGCAAAAAGCCCCTACCGCCGACCTTCTTGATAAGTTGGTGAGCAACCCCAAGAAGCTCTTAGCGACGGTGCTCATCGCCAACAATTTAGTGAATATCACCATCGTGCTTATCTCGCCTACCTTGGCGGCTTTCTTGTTCGCGGGAATCAAGAGTCCATTGCTGCTCGACATATTGAACATTGGGGTAGTAACCTTTATGATATTGCTCTGCGGTGAGATACTCCCAAAGATTTATGCCAATCGCAACAACATCGCTTTCTCTCAGAAGATAGCGTATTTTATCTACTTCTTGGACACCCTCTTCACTCCGATAAGCATCCCAATGAAGAACTTCACTGTGTGGATACAAAAGCGCTTGCGCCAGCAGCGTAGCAATATATCAGTGGGGCAACTCTCACAAGCCTTAGAACTTACTTCTGAGGAAGATACTACCAATGAAGAGAAGAAAATCTTAGAAGGCATCGTCTCATTCGGCAGCACCGAGACACGCCAGATAATGGTGCCTCGTATTGACATCTTTGCCTTGAATGAGGAAATGAGTTTTGCCGAAGTGCTTGAGGCTGTCGTTAAGATAGGCTATTCGCGTATCCCTGTCTACCACGAGAATATTGACAACATCACGGGCGTTATCTATATCAAGGATTTGCTCCCTCATTTGGATAAGACTGACTTTGACTGGGTGGCAGTCAAACGCAAGGCATTCTTCGTGCCCGAGAATAAGAAGCTCGACGACCTGCTCAGCGAGTTCCAAGAGAAGAAGATACATTTGGCTGTGGTAGTAGATGAATACGGAGGCACATCGGGGATTATCACCTTAGAGGATATCATCGAGGAGATTGTGGGCAGCATCAACGACGAGTTCGATGACGAGGATATCACCTACTCAAAGATTGACGATCACACTTTTATCTTCGAAGGCAAAACTGTGCTCAAGGATTTCTATCGCATCTTGCAATTTACTGATGAAGAAGAGCACCTTTTTGATGAAGCACGCGGTGAGGCTGAAACTTTAGCAGGATTTCTATTAGAAGTATCAGGGAATTTCCCGCAGAAAGGTAAGCCAATAACCTTCGGTGGCTATAAGTTTATCGTGGAAGCCTTTGATAAGAAGCGCATTAAGCAAGTAAAGATCATTCGATTAGCAACTACTGAGCCTCAGTAG
- a CDS encoding single-stranded DNA-binding protein: MNGTVNKVVLIGRMGDDIKLTYFDKGSCVGQFRLATNEEYTSRTTGEKVVNTEWHNIVVHNKLAEVIEKYTLKGDLIYLEGRLKTRQWQGDDGITRYMTEVHVSDINLLPNKREGQPTTTPPTEEVPKVDDGLPF, encoded by the coding sequence ATGAATGGAACTGTAAATAAAGTCGTTTTGATAGGTCGTATGGGTGATGATATCAAGTTAACTTACTTTGATAAAGGAAGTTGCGTAGGGCAATTCCGCTTAGCTACTAATGAGGAATACACCAGTCGTACTACTGGCGAGAAGGTAGTCAATACTGAGTGGCACAATATTGTTGTGCACAACAAGTTGGCTGAGGTGATTGAGAAATATACCCTAAAAGGTGATTTAATTTACCTCGAAGGGCGATTGAAAACGCGCCAGTGGCAAGGTGACGATGGTATCACGCGTTATATGACTGAAGTGCACGTGAGTGATATAAACTTATTGCCTAATAAGCGTGAAGGACAGCCCACAACAACTCCTCCCACAGAAGAGGTCCCTAAAGTAGACGATGGGCTCCCCTTCTAA
- the mutY gene encoding A/G-specific adenine glycosylase — protein sequence MDFNTFSSRLIKWYASAKRDLPWREVPTPYKVWLSEVILQQTRVVQGLPYYLRFIEQFPTVTDLAAASEEQVLKLWQGLGYYSRAKNLHHTAKVIASEYGGVFPLTYKELIKLKGIGDYTASAIASICYEEPCAVVDGNVYRVLSRVFGIETPINSSEGVAQFKALATELLPSENIGTYNQAIMEFGAIQCTPQSPDCKSCIFKDHCAAYHSGKVAELPVKLKKLKIKNRYFNYLVWVDTSGKTLLQRRVSKDIWQGLYEFPLIETSHLAAEKELLQLLKESNIPFEGLILYNETPVIHKLTHQHIHTQFWIVRPLKPIDNAILISELHTYPVSALTANFIKKFWEL from the coding sequence TTGGATTTTAACACATTTAGCTCTCGACTGATCAAGTGGTACGCCTCTGCCAAGCGCGATTTGCCGTGGCGTGAGGTGCCTACCCCTTATAAAGTTTGGCTCTCAGAGGTGATCTTGCAGCAAACGCGCGTAGTGCAAGGATTGCCTTATTATCTTCGCTTTATAGAGCAATTCCCCACAGTTACTGATTTAGCGGCTGCCAGTGAGGAGCAAGTGCTAAAACTATGGCAAGGCTTAGGCTACTATTCGCGTGCAAAGAATCTACACCACACCGCTAAGGTAATAGCCTCTGAATATGGCGGCGTATTTCCTCTCACTTATAAAGAACTTATCAAACTCAAAGGAATTGGCGACTATACAGCAAGTGCCATAGCTTCAATATGCTATGAGGAGCCTTGTGCCGTAGTTGATGGCAATGTATATCGAGTGCTCTCGCGGGTGTTTGGCATTGAAACGCCTATCAACAGCAGTGAGGGGGTGGCGCAGTTCAAAGCTTTAGCTACTGAGCTCTTGCCATCGGAAAACATTGGCACTTACAACCAAGCGATTATGGAGTTTGGTGCTATACAATGCACACCACAATCACCCGACTGCAAAAGTTGTATCTTTAAGGATCACTGTGCGGCTTATCACAGTGGCAAGGTCGCAGAATTACCTGTTAAACTCAAAAAACTCAAAATTAAAAATCGCTATTTTAATTACTTGGTATGGGTGGATACTTCAGGCAAGACACTCTTACAGAGGCGTGTGTCTAAGGATATTTGGCAAGGTCTGTATGAATTCCCACTGATCGAAACCTCACACCTCGCGGCAGAAAAAGAGTTGCTTCAACTGTTGAAAGAATCAAATATACCTTTTGAAGGTCTCATACTTTACAACGAAACTCCCGTAATTCACAAATTGACACACCAACATATCCATACGCAGTTTTGGATAGTAAGACCCTTAAAACCAATTGATAATGCGATTCTTATATCTGAGTTGCACACTTATCCCGTGTCAGCTCTGACAGCAAATTTTATCAAAAAGTTTTGGGAGTTATAA
- a CDS encoding Sec-independent protein translocase subunit TatA/TatB, with product MNLLSIFLGVMGPGQIAIIVILVLLLFGGKKIPELMRGLGTGIKEFKDATKGEDSSAKQQPTNSAPTTPSIEKKEEQN from the coding sequence ATGAATTTATTGAGTATATTTTTAGGAGTGATGGGCCCTGGGCAGATAGCAATCATTGTGATATTAGTGCTTTTGCTTTTTGGCGGTAAAAAAATCCCTGAACTGATGCGCGGTTTAGGCACAGGCATTAAAGAGTTTAAGGATGCAACTAAGGGTGAGGATAGCAGTGCTAAGCAACAACCTACTAATAGCGCTCCGACAACTCCTTCTATTGAAAAGAAAGAAGAGCAAAATTAG
- a CDS encoding Gfo/Idh/MocA family protein: MIKRIFQMVLGATLCLNFTACDSSKQNPVKIAGSKAYEPIKVETPARPKGQTDVLNLQTAKIDTVRVGFIGLGMRGPSAVERFMHIPGAKVIALCDVEPDRVDKAQAIIEKAGKPLAAKYSGSQDAWKALCDRDDIDLVYIVSDWKNHVPMALYAMQKGKHVAIEVPAALTLDEIWSLIDMSEKTRLHCMMLENCVYDFFELTTLNMAQQGVFGEIVHAEGAYIHNLDEFWKEYWHNWRLDYNAKNRGDVYPTHGIGPVCQALNIHRGDKMNYLVSIDTKPFRGPEVWEKVTGKKATDFKNADHTTTLIRTEKGKTIEIQHDVLTPRPYSRMYQLTGTKGFANKYPVEGYLIESENAQSIGVPNHENLSAHSFVPEQVKQALMEKYKHRIHRELEEQAKKVGGHGGMDFVMDYRLIYCLRNGLPLDMDVYDMAEWCCIAPLSKISLENGSAPVEIPDFTRGAWNKTKKYEHAFAK, translated from the coding sequence ATGATAAAAAGAATCTTCCAAATGGTGCTGGGGGCTACCTTGTGCTTGAACTTTACAGCTTGTGACTCTTCCAAGCAAAACCCAGTGAAAATCGCTGGCAGCAAGGCTTACGAGCCTATCAAGGTGGAAACGCCAGCACGCCCTAAAGGGCAAACAGACGTACTTAACTTACAAACCGCTAAGATCGACACAGTGCGTGTAGGCTTTATCGGGCTGGGAATGCGCGGACCGAGTGCCGTTGAGCGCTTTATGCACATACCGGGGGCAAAGGTGATTGCTTTATGTGATGTTGAGCCTGACAGGGTAGATAAAGCCCAAGCAATTATTGAAAAAGCGGGTAAACCTCTGGCAGCGAAGTACAGTGGTTCGCAGGACGCTTGGAAAGCTCTCTGTGACCGCGACGATATCGACCTTGTCTACATCGTTTCCGACTGGAAAAACCACGTGCCAATGGCGCTTTACGCAATGCAAAAAGGCAAGCACGTAGCCATCGAAGTGCCTGCTGCTCTTACTTTGGATGAGATCTGGTCGCTGATTGATATGTCAGAAAAAACGCGCCTGCACTGTATGATGCTCGAAAATTGCGTGTACGACTTCTTTGAGCTTACTACGCTCAATATGGCACAGCAGGGCGTCTTTGGTGAAATCGTTCACGCTGAAGGAGCTTACATTCACAACCTCGACGAGTTTTGGAAAGAGTATTGGCACAACTGGCGCTTGGATTACAATGCTAAAAACCGCGGCGATGTCTACCCAACACACGGTATAGGACCTGTGTGTCAGGCGCTCAACATTCACCGAGGCGATAAGATGAACTATTTAGTCTCTATCGACACTAAGCCTTTCCGTGGTCCTGAGGTGTGGGAAAAAGTAACAGGCAAAAAAGCTACCGACTTTAAAAACGCCGATCACACCACCACTCTTATCCGTACTGAAAAGGGTAAGACGATCGAAATTCAGCACGATGTGCTTACACCTCGTCCGTACTCGCGTATGTATCAGCTTACAGGTACTAAGGGTTTTGCTAATAAATACCCCGTTGAAGGCTACCTGATTGAGTCGGAAAACGCTCAATCAATAGGGGTGCCTAACCACGAAAATCTTTCAGCGCATAGCTTTGTGCCTGAGCAGGTGAAGCAAGCCTTGATGGAAAAATACAAACACCGCATCCATCGCGAACTTGAAGAGCAAGCTAAGAAAGTCGGTGGGCACGGCGGGATGGACTTTGTGATGGACTATCGCCTGATCTATTGCTTGCGCAATGGGCTGCCTTTGGATATGGATGTATACGATATGGCGGAATGGTGCTGTATTGCCCCGCTGTCAAAAATATCACTTGAAAATGGTAGTGCCCCTGTGGAAATACCTGATTTTACCCGAGGTGCTTGGAATAAAACTAAAAAATACGAGCACGCTTTTGCAAAGTAA
- the nhaD gene encoding sodium:proton antiporter NhaD, with product MELWIVVIFFIGYLFITIEHQTNIDKTISALGMAVVCWTILKVANLTVFEVGAGGLEAISTTPEGNHEAIDNLLLHHLGKIAEILFFLIGAMTIVEIIDMHRGFEIIKHLIKTKQKVKLLWIIGIIAFFLSALIDNLTTTIILITIVRKLIPVQSERFWYASLIVIAANAGGAWSPIGDVTTTMLWMANKVSAGKLVEYVFIPSVVCLFVPLIIASFLPAFRGNIEEKEGEENKTFRSSMPVLLIGFLAIICVPIFKSVVHLPPYMGMLFALASMWFISEKLKPIRELDEEHSVNFSTHRALSRIEFSSILFFLGILLAVASLESIGALFNFAGTLKDTIPSENVVVLLLGCASAVIDNVPLVAASIGMFQEGLNAPIWHEIAYAAGTGGSLLIIGSAAGVAAMGMEKISFFWYAKNILWMALLGFVLGYLALVGVESMHLFG from the coding sequence ATGGAACTTTGGATTGTAGTTATCTTTTTTATTGGGTATCTTTTCATTACTATTGAACATCAAACGAATATTGATAAAACTATCTCAGCCTTAGGGATGGCGGTAGTGTGCTGGACGATCTTGAAGGTGGCGAACCTGACCGTCTTTGAGGTGGGTGCAGGCGGCTTGGAGGCTATCAGTACCACGCCTGAGGGCAACCACGAGGCTATTGACAACTTGCTATTGCACCATTTGGGGAAGATCGCCGAGATACTTTTCTTCTTGATAGGGGCGATGACCATTGTGGAGATCATCGATATGCACCGTGGCTTTGAGATTATCAAGCACTTGATTAAAACAAAGCAGAAAGTAAAGCTGCTATGGATCATCGGGATTATTGCTTTCTTCCTCTCTGCACTGATTGATAACCTTACCACCACTATTATCCTGATTACGATTGTGCGCAAGCTTATCCCTGTGCAAAGTGAACGTTTTTGGTATGCCTCACTGATTGTGATTGCTGCCAATGCAGGCGGAGCGTGGTCGCCAATAGGGGACGTAACCACTACAATGCTGTGGATGGCTAACAAAGTAAGCGCAGGCAAGCTCGTAGAATATGTATTTATCCCATCAGTGGTATGTTTGTTCGTGCCTTTGATTATCGCGTCGTTTTTACCTGCTTTTAGAGGAAATATTGAAGAGAAGGAAGGCGAAGAAAATAAGACTTTTAGAAGCAGTATGCCTGTACTACTCATCGGTTTTCTGGCGATCATCTGCGTGCCTATATTCAAGTCGGTAGTGCATCTGCCTCCGTATATGGGAATGCTCTTTGCGTTGGCTTCGATGTGGTTTATCTCTGAGAAACTAAAACCTATAAGGGAGTTAGACGAGGAACACAGCGTCAATTTCTCTACCCATAGAGCTCTGTCGAGGATTGAGTTCTCAAGTATCCTTTTCTTCTTAGGGATTTTGCTGGCAGTGGCTTCGCTGGAAAGTATCGGAGCGCTGTTTAACTTTGCGGGCACGCTGAAGGACACTATCCCAAGTGAGAACGTTGTGGTGCTGCTGCTCGGATGTGCCTCAGCGGTGATTGACAACGTGCCCCTTGTGGCAGCGAGTATTGGTATGTTCCAAGAGGGCTTAAATGCACCGATATGGCACGAAATCGCTTATGCAGCAGGTACGGGAGGCAGTTTACTCATCATCGGCTCGGCTGCGGGCGTTGCTGCGATGGGTATGGAGAAAATCAGCTTCTTTTGGTATGCTAAGAACATCTTGTGGATGGCACTCTTGGGCTTTGTGCTCGGGTATTTGGCATTGGTAGGCGTAGAATCAATGCATTTATTTGGTTAG
- a CDS encoding glycoside hydrolase family 16 protein, translated as MKRSIGSISLLLTLAMVACSKSDDHQSGTDDNPLSPTTPKAPEGWVYYGGDEFNGEAIDSKKWFIYGTNGKNDAYGRPQGMIHTYRPEMVALAKSSDGAQVLRITSEKRTDGNQIHGHTAWWSGAISSREVNMYYPLYCRIDIRAKVANDLGTWHALWSRHYKGASTAELDLAEFFSRVNGRDKVSQSLHLHNNKTNKLDINVSATGRQDRRTTIEGISTRWHIYSVSVEPTEKATEAVITFLVDDKKVYSYRTDSREANLHNKFITDATSDKRTDRVWDVIINGGIGGKNEGILYPDAQLKKVVTEVDYVRVFVPKKK; from the coding sequence ATGAAAAGATCAATAGGTAGCATATCGCTACTACTAACTCTTGCGATGGTAGCTTGCTCTAAGTCTGATGATCATCAATCAGGGACAGACGACAATCCGTTGAGCCCTACGACGCCTAAAGCCCCTGAAGGTTGGGTGTATTATGGTGGAGATGAGTTCAACGGTGAGGCTATCGACTCAAAAAAGTGGTTTATTTACGGAACCAATGGGAAAAATGATGCTTATGGGCGCCCTCAAGGGATGATACATACCTACCGCCCTGAAATGGTAGCTTTAGCAAAGAGCTCCGACGGTGCCCAAGTGCTTCGGATCACTTCTGAAAAGCGCACCGATGGCAATCAGATCCACGGACATACGGCTTGGTGGTCAGGGGCGATCTCCTCGCGTGAGGTGAATATGTATTATCCGCTTTATTGTAGGATTGACATACGTGCGAAAGTGGCTAACGACCTTGGGACGTGGCATGCACTATGGTCGCGACATTATAAAGGGGCAAGTACTGCTGAGCTGGATTTAGCTGAGTTCTTTTCAAGAGTGAATGGAAGGGATAAAGTGAGCCAAAGCCTACATTTACATAATAATAAAACGAATAAACTTGATATAAATGTCTCTGCAACAGGGCGGCAGGATCGCCGTACCACTATTGAGGGGATTTCAACACGTTGGCATATTTATTCAGTGAGTGTGGAGCCTACCGAAAAGGCTACCGAAGCGGTTATTACCTTTCTGGTAGACGATAAAAAGGTGTATTCGTACCGCACTGATTCGCGTGAGGCAAACCTCCATAATAAATTTATCACTGATGCTACTTCTGATAAGCGTACCGATCGCGTTTGGGACGTTATTATCAATGGGGGCATTGGAGGAAAGAATGAAGGGATCTTATATCCAGATGCACAATTGAAAAAAGTGGTAACTGAGGTGGATTACGTTCGTGTATTTGTACCTAAAAAGAAGTAA